A stretch of Acidimicrobiales bacterium DNA encodes these proteins:
- a CDS encoding glucose 1-dehydrogenase, with protein MNRLDDKVALITGGARGQGAAEAELFVSAGAQVVITDVLDAEGEATAERLGAACDFLHHDVGSESDWQRVVDEVVARHGRLDVLVNNAGIFRTVGLIETSMELWEQMLTVNQTGVFLGMRTAAPAMQANGSGSIINISSIAGLGSASIAHAYGATKWAVRGMTKSAAVELGPSGIRVNSVHPGIIETAMLEEFGEFRELLAGQIPLGRTAEAEEVGKLVLFLASDDPSYCTGHEFVVDGAMTS; from the coding sequence ATGAATCGACTCGATGACAAGGTGGCGCTCATCACGGGCGGCGCCCGGGGGCAGGGCGCGGCCGAGGCCGAACTGTTCGTGAGCGCCGGCGCGCAGGTGGTCATCACCGATGTGCTCGATGCCGAGGGTGAGGCGACGGCCGAACGCCTCGGTGCCGCGTGCGACTTCCTCCATCACGACGTCGGTTCCGAGTCGGACTGGCAGCGCGTCGTGGACGAGGTGGTCGCCCGCCACGGCCGCCTCGATGTCCTCGTCAACAACGCGGGCATCTTCCGCACCGTGGGCCTGATCGAGACGTCGATGGAACTCTGGGAACAGATGCTGACCGTCAACCAGACCGGTGTCTTCCTCGGCATGCGCACCGCCGCGCCGGCGATGCAGGCGAACGGCTCCGGCAGCATCATCAACATCTCCTCGATCGCCGGGCTCGGTTCGGCCTCCATCGCCCATGCCTACGGCGCCACGAAGTGGGCGGTCCGGGGCATGACCAAGTCGGCGGCCGTGGAGCTGGGGCCGTCCGGCATCCGGGTCAACTCCGTGCACCCCGGCATCATCGAGACCGCCATGCTCGAGGAGTTCGGCGAGTTCCGGGAGCTCCTCGCCGGCCAGATCCCCCTCGGCCGCACCGCCGAAGCGGAGGAAGTCGGCAAGCTCGTGCTGTTCCTCGCCTCCGACGACCCGAGCTACTGCACCGGGCACGAGTTCGTCGTCGACGGCGCCATGACCAGCTGA
- a CDS encoding FAD-binding oxidoreductase: MFDIDLDRLRALVGPANVLTDAAAAPALVDWRAVYAGDALAVVRPSGTDEVAAVLSWCAEHDIVVVPQGGNTGLSGGATPRGNRPCIVLSLQRMRAIEVVDAAGWTMTVQAGVTIEAMQDAAAAADRLFAPDWGARGSATIGGAIATDAGGNNVVRYGNLRDQVLGLEVVLADGRVWDGLRSLRKDSTGYDLVQLFVGSEGTLGIVTRAVVKLHPAPTHQQSAMAALTGLDRLMDLFALAKSTAADALVAFELMPETGVAKVCDTYALPHPMRERAEFYVLTRFAGADDVADRLAAFLAEASAAGLVTDAVVASTADQEERLWTIRDELPPMGLYPHHNKGVKLDTAVPIERMGEYHDAVRAVAAELVPDAVAYGFGHVGDGNLHMTVLPATDDDVEAFAAIKPELVRRIDEITFSMGGTISAEHGVGQELRSRVAAQKPAIEWELMRAIKTALDPDDRLNPGVLLPE; encoded by the coding sequence GTGTTCGACATCGATCTCGATCGGCTCCGCGCCCTGGTGGGCCCGGCGAACGTGCTCACCGACGCGGCCGCCGCCCCGGCGCTCGTGGACTGGCGCGCGGTCTACGCCGGCGACGCCCTGGCCGTCGTGCGGCCCAGCGGCACCGACGAGGTCGCCGCCGTCCTGTCGTGGTGTGCCGAGCACGACATCGTCGTCGTCCCCCAGGGCGGCAACACCGGTCTGTCGGGCGGCGCCACGCCGCGGGGAAACCGCCCATGCATCGTGCTCTCGCTGCAACGAATGCGGGCGATCGAAGTCGTCGACGCCGCCGGGTGGACCATGACCGTCCAGGCCGGCGTGACGATCGAGGCGATGCAGGACGCGGCTGCGGCGGCCGACCGCCTGTTCGCGCCTGACTGGGGCGCGCGCGGGTCGGCGACCATCGGCGGCGCGATCGCGACGGACGCCGGCGGCAACAACGTCGTGCGCTACGGCAACCTGCGTGACCAGGTGCTCGGTCTCGAAGTCGTCCTCGCGGACGGCCGGGTGTGGGACGGCCTGCGCTCGCTGCGCAAGGACTCCACGGGCTACGACCTCGTCCAGCTCTTCGTAGGGTCGGAAGGCACGCTCGGGATCGTCACCCGCGCCGTCGTCAAGCTCCACCCCGCGCCGACCCACCAGCAGTCGGCCATGGCCGCGCTCACGGGTCTCGACCGCCTCATGGATCTCTTCGCGCTGGCCAAGTCGACGGCAGCGGACGCGCTCGTGGCGTTCGAACTCATGCCGGAGACGGGCGTGGCGAAGGTGTGCGACACCTACGCACTCCCCCACCCGATGCGCGAGCGGGCCGAGTTCTACGTCCTCACCCGTTTCGCCGGCGCGGACGACGTGGCCGACCGGCTCGCCGCGTTCCTGGCCGAGGCGAGCGCCGCCGGGCTCGTCACCGACGCCGTCGTCGCAAGCACCGCCGACCAGGAAGAGCGGCTGTGGACGATTCGTGACGAACTTCCGCCGATGGGCCTCTACCCCCACCACAACAAGGGCGTGAAGCTCGACACGGCGGTGCCCATCGAGCGCATGGGTGAGTACCACGACGCGGTCCGGGCCGTGGCGGCCGAGCTCGTCCCCGATGCGGTCGCCTACGGTTTCGGCCACGTGGGCGACGGCAACCTCCACATGACAGTGCTGCCCGCGACGGACGACGACGTGGAGGCCTTCGCCGCGATCAAGCCCGAGCTGGTGCGCCGCATCGACGAGATCACCTTCTCGATGGGCGGCACGATCAGTGCCGAGCACGGCGTCGGTCAGGAGCTCCGCTCCCGCGTGGCCGCGCAGAAGCCGGCGATCGAGTGGGAGTTGATGCGGGCGATCAAGACCGCCCTCGACCCCGATGACCGCCTGAACCCCGGCGTGCTGCTCCCCGAGTGA
- a CDS encoding alpha-amylase family glycosyl hydrolase, whose product MTRPWWQDAVVYQIYPRSFADSNGDGVGDLRGIIDRVDHIAELGVDAVWLSPIFRSPMADHGYDVADYCEVDPVFGTNDDLDDLVTALHDRGRRLLLDWVPNHTSDQHPWFVESRSSRDNPKRDWYVWRDRRPDGSPPSNWRAAFSDVPAWTHDDATDQSYLHLFLPEQPDLNWANPEVEAAMHDTLRFWLDRGVDGFRADVVHLIGKGTDVDDLPENEAKAPVISVDRPEGHERLRRIRTLLDSYAHDPMMVGEVYLLGPGETASYLGDPDRGRGELHLSFDFRPLHTPWDAAALHAAITTTQTEFPEGRWPTWVLSNHDQTRHRSRYGTDARARAAAVLSLTMRGTPFLYAGEELGLTDADVPPDRQVDPAGRRDGCRAPIPWTTDGDAETGHGWPTMPWLPFPTNAATNAADAQVNDPDSVLALYRRLLQLRRGSTALRAGTMTLAPLDGDVLRYRRSAGDEHVDVVVNLGTDPVAIPTHLDGRVVIRTSGHGDELIAPDEAIVAI is encoded by the coding sequence ATGACCCGACCGTGGTGGCAGGACGCCGTCGTCTACCAGATCTATCCCCGCTCCTTCGCCGATTCGAACGGCGACGGCGTGGGCGATCTCCGCGGCATCATCGACCGGGTCGACCACATCGCCGAGCTGGGCGTCGATGCCGTCTGGCTCTCCCCCATCTTCCGATCTCCGATGGCCGACCACGGCTACGACGTGGCCGACTACTGCGAGGTCGACCCCGTCTTCGGCACGAACGACGATCTCGACGACCTCGTCACCGCGCTCCACGACCGTGGTCGGCGACTGCTGCTCGACTGGGTGCCCAACCACACGTCGGATCAGCATCCGTGGTTCGTCGAATCGCGTTCGTCGCGCGACAACCCGAAGCGCGACTGGTACGTCTGGCGCGACCGGAGGCCCGACGGCTCGCCGCCGTCGAACTGGCGCGCCGCGTTCTCCGACGTCCCGGCGTGGACCCATGACGACGCGACCGACCAGTCCTACCTCCACCTCTTCCTCCCCGAGCAGCCCGACCTGAACTGGGCCAACCCCGAGGTCGAGGCGGCGATGCACGACACGCTGCGCTTCTGGCTCGACCGCGGCGTCGACGGGTTCCGCGCCGACGTCGTGCACCTGATCGGAAAGGGCACGGACGTCGATGACCTCCCCGAGAACGAGGCGAAGGCGCCGGTGATCTCGGTCGACCGGCCCGAGGGGCACGAACGGCTACGACGGATCCGCACCCTGCTCGACAGCTACGCCCACGATCCGATGATGGTCGGCGAGGTCTACCTCCTCGGTCCGGGCGAGACGGCGTCCTACCTCGGCGATCCCGACCGCGGCCGGGGCGAGCTCCATCTGTCGTTCGACTTCCGCCCGCTGCACACGCCGTGGGACGCCGCCGCGCTCCATGCCGCGATCACCACGACGCAAACGGAGTTCCCCGAGGGCCGGTGGCCCACCTGGGTCCTGTCCAACCACGACCAGACCCGCCATCGCAGCCGCTACGGCACCGATGCGCGGGCCCGGGCCGCGGCGGTGCTCTCGCTCACGATGCGGGGCACACCCTTCCTCTACGCAGGCGAGGAGTTGGGCCTGACGGATGCAGACGTGCCGCCCGACAGGCAGGTCGATCCCGCCGGCCGCCGCGACGGATGTCGGGCCCCGATCCCGTGGACGACCGACGGCGACGCCGAGACCGGCCACGGCTGGCCGACCATGCCGTGGCTCCCGTTCCCGACCAACGCCGCCACCAACGCGGCCGACGCCCAGGTCAACGATCCGGATTCCGTGCTCGCCCTCTACCGGCGACTGCTCCAGCTGCGACGAGGCAGCACTGCCCTGCGCGCCGGCACGATGACCCTGGCTCCGCTCGACGGCGACGTCCTGCGCTATCGCCGCAGCGCGGGCGACGAGCATGTGGACGTCGTGGTCAACCTCGGCACCGACCCGGTCGCCATCCCCACCCACCTCGACGGCCGCGTCGTCATCCGCACCTCCGGCCACGGCGACGAGCTGATCGCGCCCGACGAGGCGATCGTCGCGATCTGA
- a CDS encoding DNA-formamidopyrimidine glycosylase family protein, with product MPELLEIETYRSAAAPVVGRRIATVHAPDDWYTKGATTPEELRAVLPGRSVVGLRRIGKLLLVDTDGPVLGLRFGMTGRLLVDGGASIDQLEYSSDRNDPAWDRFGLTFAGRGDLVIRDPRRLGGVELDPDESKLGPDAASVTLKPFRAILASSTAPVKARLMDQARLAGMGNLLTDDALWRAGLDPTRPANSLAADEVARLHRAMRRTLAVLGRRGGSHTGDLQPARERGGRCPKDGEELRREDVGGRTTYWCPAHQV from the coding sequence ATGCCGGAGCTGCTCGAGATCGAGACGTATCGCAGCGCCGCCGCGCCCGTGGTCGGCCGCCGGATCGCGACCGTCCACGCGCCCGACGACTGGTACACGAAGGGCGCCACGACGCCGGAGGAGCTCCGGGCCGTGCTGCCCGGACGGTCGGTGGTCGGCCTGCGTCGCATCGGCAAGCTCCTGCTCGTCGACACCGACGGCCCGGTTCTCGGATTGCGTTTCGGGATGACGGGACGCCTGCTCGTCGACGGTGGCGCGTCGATCGATCAGCTCGAGTACTCGAGTGACCGCAACGATCCGGCGTGGGACCGGTTCGGTCTGACGTTCGCCGGCCGCGGTGACCTGGTGATCCGCGACCCGCGTCGCCTCGGGGGCGTCGAGCTCGACCCCGACGAGTCGAAGCTCGGCCCGGACGCCGCGTCGGTGACGTTGAAACCCTTCCGGGCGATTCTCGCCTCGTCGACGGCGCCGGTGAAGGCCCGCCTCATGGATCAGGCCCGTCTGGCGGGCATGGGCAACCTGCTCACCGACGACGCACTGTGGCGGGCCGGGCTCGACCCGACCCGGCCGGCGAACTCACTCGCCGCCGACGAGGTGGCGCGACTGCATCGGGCGATGCGGCGCACGCTCGCCGTGCTCGGCCGCCGTGGAGGAAGCCACACCGGTGACCTCCAGCCCGCCCGCGAGCGGGGCGGGCGGTGTCCGAAGGACGGCGAGGAGCTCCGGCGCGAAGACGTGGGCGGGCGCACGACCTACTGGTGTCCCGCCCACCAGGTGTGA
- a CDS encoding aminotransferase class I/II-fold pyridoxal phosphate-dependent enzyme, which produces MTERQPQTRAIRAGRVHNDTALAPVVWASSTFVAGGVEEAHRFAQDITMPKFYGRNSNPTVSDFQSAIADLEGAEASRAFSSGMGAVSAVILGLCSSGDHIVVQSQLYSHTQLLFQAVCPRFGIDVTFVDGTDPDAWDAAVIPGKTALCFAETPANPKLALVDLERFGAIKGPMTVVDGTFAPPIAQRPLEYGVDLVVHSATKAIAGHNDAILGVVSGSEELLAWIRGFAILHGAVASPYDAANGLRGIRTLAVRLEQQTKTATQLAEALSGHPAIEQVFYPGLPSHPQYELAQRQMDLPGGLVSFDLAGGRDAGRQLVERIELAQLATSLGGPETLLTHPASTTHVGLLPQELEASGIGEGTVRMSCGLEHADDLEADLRQALDSIR; this is translated from the coding sequence ATGACCGAACGACAGCCGCAGACCCGGGCGATCCGGGCCGGGCGCGTCCACAACGACACGGCGCTCGCGCCGGTCGTCTGGGCGAGCAGCACCTTCGTCGCCGGAGGCGTGGAGGAGGCGCACCGCTTCGCTCAGGACATCACGATGCCGAAGTTCTACGGGCGCAACTCGAACCCGACGGTGTCGGACTTCCAGAGCGCGATCGCCGATCTCGAAGGAGCCGAGGCGTCACGGGCCTTCTCGTCGGGCATGGGTGCGGTCAGCGCCGTCATCCTCGGCCTGTGTTCGTCGGGCGATCACATCGTGGTGCAGTCCCAGCTCTACTCCCACACCCAGCTGCTGTTCCAGGCGGTGTGTCCGAGGTTCGGGATCGACGTCACGTTCGTGGACGGCACGGACCCCGACGCCTGGGATGCCGCGGTCATCCCCGGCAAGACCGCCCTCTGCTTCGCGGAGACGCCGGCGAACCCGAAGCTGGCGCTGGTCGATCTCGAACGGTTCGGCGCGATCAAGGGCCCGATGACGGTCGTCGACGGCACCTTCGCCCCGCCGATCGCCCAGCGTCCGCTGGAGTACGGCGTCGATCTGGTCGTCCACTCGGCGACGAAGGCGATCGCCGGTCACAACGACGCGATCCTCGGCGTGGTGAGTGGCAGCGAGGAGCTGCTCGCCTGGATCCGCGGCTTCGCGATCCTCCACGGCGCGGTGGCGTCGCCCTACGACGCGGCCAACGGCCTGCGCGGCATCCGCACCCTTGCGGTCCGGCTCGAACAGCAGACGAAGACGGCCACGCAGCTGGCCGAGGCGCTCTCGGGCCATCCGGCGATCGAGCAGGTCTTCTACCCGGGTCTGCCCTCACATCCGCAGTACGAGCTCGCCCAGCGCCAGATGGATCTCCCCGGTGGTCTCGTCAGCTTCGACCTGGCCGGTGGGCGCGATGCGGGCCGTCAGCTCGTCGAACGGATCGAGCTCGCCCAACTCGCCACGTCACTCGGTGGTCCCGAGACGCTGCTCACCCATCCCGCGTCCACCACCCACGTCGGCCTGCTGCCCCAGGAGCTGGAAGCCTCCGGCATCGGTGAAGGCACGGTGCGGATGTCGTGCGGGCTCGAGCACGCGGACGATCTCGAGGCCGATCTGCGGCAGGCGTTGGACTCGATCCGCTGA
- a CDS encoding homoserine O-acetyltransferase, whose amino-acid sequence MDHSDPQPLSFDPHQRYADDLPASGAWRPGDPVGRRRFVTVTDGRPFALEGGGRIDEVVMAYESWGELNADASNAVLVCHALTGDSHAAGRIEPGHAADGWWDDLIGPGKALDTDRWYVVCANVLGGCQGSTGPASLVPGTDRPYGAAFPQVTIRDIVRAQRRLADRLGIGRWLAVVGGSMGGMQVLEWGSMFPDRVDAILPIATCAAASAQQISWSAVQRLAIVQDPQWAGGNYYDAPPGKGPWAGLGLAREISQITYRTSEVFDQRFGRHHVNSREEFDQWGRYEVESYLDHHGQKLVKRFDANSFLVLSKAMDLHDIGRGRGGVAAALGRLRVPVLTASITSDVLYPPYQQAEIHAGVEAAGGSCEYHVIDSPQGHDGFLLESAHLGPLISRTVATAEETR is encoded by the coding sequence GTGGACCATTCCGACCCGCAGCCTCTCAGCTTCGATCCGCATCAGCGCTACGCCGATGACCTCCCCGCGTCCGGCGCGTGGCGACCGGGGGATCCGGTGGGACGGCGTCGCTTCGTCACGGTGACCGACGGTCGGCCGTTCGCCCTCGAAGGCGGCGGTCGGATCGACGAGGTCGTGATGGCGTACGAGTCGTGGGGCGAGCTCAACGCCGACGCGTCGAATGCCGTGCTCGTCTGTCACGCGCTCACCGGCGACTCGCATGCTGCGGGCCGCATCGAGCCGGGTCACGCGGCCGATGGCTGGTGGGACGACCTCATCGGGCCCGGCAAGGCACTGGACACCGATCGTTGGTACGTGGTCTGTGCGAACGTGCTCGGCGGCTGCCAGGGCAGTACCGGCCCGGCGAGCCTGGTTCCCGGCACCGACCGGCCCTACGGCGCCGCCTTCCCCCAGGTCACGATCCGCGACATCGTCCGAGCCCAGCGGCGGTTGGCCGATCGCCTCGGCATCGGCCGGTGGCTGGCGGTCGTCGGCGGTTCGATGGGGGGCATGCAGGTGCTCGAGTGGGGATCGATGTTCCCGGATCGGGTCGACGCCATCCTTCCCATCGCCACCTGCGCGGCGGCGAGTGCCCAGCAGATCTCCTGGAGCGCCGTCCAGCGCCTGGCGATCGTCCAGGACCCGCAATGGGCTGGCGGCAACTACTACGACGCCCCGCCCGGCAAGGGGCCGTGGGCCGGCCTCGGCCTCGCCCGCGAGATCTCGCAGATCACCTATCGCACCTCCGAGGTCTTCGACCAGCGCTTCGGGCGCCACCACGTCAACTCCCGCGAGGAGTTCGACCAGTGGGGGCGCTACGAGGTCGAGTCCTACCTCGACCACCACGGGCAGAAGCTCGTCAAGCGCTTCGACGCCAACTCGTTCCTCGTGCTGAGCAAGGCGATGGACCTGCACGACATCGGCCGTGGCCGCGGCGGCGTCGCTGCCGCCCTCGGGCGGCTCCGGGTGCCCGTGCTCACGGCCTCGATCACATCCGACGTGCTCTACCCGCCCTACCAGCAGGCGGAGATCCACGCCGGCGTGGAGGCGGCGGGTGGGAGCTGCGAGTACCACGTGATCGACAGCCCCCAGGGCCACGACGGATTCCTCCTCGAGTCCGCCCATCTCGGCCCCCTCATCTCTCGAACCGTTGCAACCGCGGAGGAAACGCGATGA
- a CDS encoding N-6 DNA methylase: MTSRAGTPSPTDPARPASIDAWADIGAERDHAAVLAAAVAVVARALDVDVAFEIDGAPVAPDDAILGIEVDPELLSAWGPWLPGQLREALLDRRSRAAGGVHHTAPDVAAAVVDVAAGVRPFGLDDIVLDPAVGGGAFLLAVAERLSGARADVIARLRGLDTDPLAVATSIAALRLWAGGAPVGENALRVGDGLTDVTDERIDWVIGNPPFLAQLKGETVRDRARHASLRRRWPELGAYTDDAAAFLLAGADAVRPDGVVALVQPTSVLSARDAAAVRSRLTTDAPLQAIWLDDGRRFDAAVDTVALVLQRGADTAPVARFVGVPPVARADGPPGERWAALLIDDPAAWLGDDEFSAGAVVGDVASVTAGFRDQFYGLRGAVHEDPDAECRLITSGLIDPLEDRWGTTPCRFDGRRWEHPGVRVADVDPSIAAWVAARLRPKLLVANQTRTIEVLIDDTGGTVPCTPVVSVEPGEDGPSLAHLAAALCSPVATALLLREAAGSALSSDAMRISAAAIAALPLPVEGAAWDAAAALVTRRRRDPTAVSVEAIGEAAMAAYGVEGRSDLHKWWHSRLPRR, encoded by the coding sequence ATGACCTCGCGAGCTGGGACCCCCTCGCCGACTGATCCTGCGCGCCCGGCGTCGATCGATGCCTGGGCCGACATCGGTGCCGAGCGTGATCACGCGGCGGTGTTGGCCGCGGCTGTCGCCGTGGTGGCCCGTGCCCTCGACGTCGACGTGGCGTTCGAGATCGACGGGGCGCCGGTCGCCCCGGACGACGCGATCCTCGGGATCGAGGTGGATCCGGAGCTCTTGAGCGCATGGGGGCCATGGCTCCCGGGTCAGCTGCGCGAAGCATTGCTGGACCGCCGCTCGCGAGCGGCCGGCGGCGTGCACCACACCGCGCCGGACGTTGCGGCCGCCGTGGTGGACGTCGCGGCTGGGGTCCGCCCGTTCGGCCTGGACGACATCGTGCTCGACCCGGCCGTCGGCGGGGGAGCCTTCCTGCTGGCCGTGGCCGAACGCCTGTCCGGCGCGCGGGCGGACGTGATCGCCCGCCTGCGGGGCCTCGACACCGATCCGTTGGCGGTCGCGACGTCGATCGCCGCGCTGCGCCTGTGGGCCGGTGGTGCGCCGGTCGGCGAGAACGCACTTCGCGTCGGCGACGGGCTCACCGACGTGACGGACGAGCGGATCGACTGGGTCATCGGGAATCCGCCGTTCCTGGCCCAGCTGAAGGGCGAGACCGTGCGCGATCGCGCCCGACACGCGTCGCTGCGCCGGCGCTGGCCGGAGCTCGGGGCGTACACCGACGATGCTGCCGCCTTTCTCCTCGCCGGCGCCGATGCGGTCCGTCCCGACGGCGTGGTCGCGCTGGTGCAGCCCACGTCGGTGCTGTCGGCCCGCGACGCCGCCGCGGTGCGGTCGCGGCTCACGACCGACGCGCCGCTCCAGGCGATCTGGTTGGACGACGGGCGCCGCTTCGATGCCGCGGTCGACACCGTCGCGCTCGTCCTGCAACGCGGCGCCGATACCGCGCCGGTCGCGCGTTTCGTCGGCGTCCCGCCCGTCGCCCGCGCCGACGGGCCGCCCGGCGAGCGGTGGGCGGCGCTGCTGATCGACGACCCGGCGGCCTGGCTCGGCGACGACGAGTTCTCGGCGGGAGCCGTGGTCGGCGACGTCGCCTCCGTCACGGCCGGCTTCCGTGATCAGTTCTACGGGCTCCGCGGCGCCGTCCACGAAGACCCCGACGCCGAGTGCCGCCTGATCACCTCGGGTCTCATCGACCCGCTCGAGGACCGCTGGGGCACGACCCCGTGCCGGTTCGACGGCCGGCGCTGGGAACACCCGGGGGTGCGGGTGGCCGACGTGGACCCGTCGATCGCGGCGTGGGTCGCGGCCCGGCTGCGACCGAAGCTCCTGGTCGCGAACCAGACCCGCACGATCGAGGTGCTCATCGACGACACCGGGGGGACCGTGCCGTGTACACCGGTGGTCAGTGTCGAACCGGGGGAGGACGGACCGTCGCTCGCCCACCTCGCCGCCGCGCTCTGCTCGCCCGTCGCGACCGCGCTCCTCCTGCGCGAGGCGGCCGGCTCGGCCCTGTCGAGCGACGCGATGCGGATCAGCGCCGCGGCGATCGCGGCCCTGCCGCTGCCGGTGGAGGGAGCCGCCTGGGACGCGGCGGCGGCGCTGGTCACCCGGCGCCGGCGCGACCCGACGGCGGTGTCGGTCGAGGCGATCGGCGAGGCGGCGATGGCCGCGTACGGCGTCGAGGGCCGGTCTGATCTGCACAAATGGTGGCATTCACGGCTTCCCCGCCGATAG
- a CDS encoding DEAD/DEAH box helicase, protein MTDTALTSFAALGLSDEIVDALNERGITSPFPVQALTIPDALAGRDVCGKAQTGSGKTLAFGLPVLQRMAKAAPSRPTGLVLVPTRELANQVTEELDPAARAVGRNALAIYGGAPMEKQIERLEKGVDLVVATPGRMIDLIDRKAVSVADVAHVVVDEADRMADMGFLPQVEWILRNIDTSHQTLLFSATLDGVVNTLIKRYQTDPSMHEVEGKEVTVEEMTHRFIAVHKMDKSKVAATIAKSTGRTIMFTRTKAMADRLAGDLKDFGVKAAPIHGDLRQTSREKSLKDFSDGKLQALVATDVAARGIHVDDVDVVIQYDPPGDHKTYLHRAGRTARAGESGLVVTLSLWDEELEIKRLQKRIDVIQPLTEMFSNDERLNDLASWDPLAD, encoded by the coding sequence ATGACAGACACCGCCCTCACTTCCTTCGCGGCGCTGGGTCTGAGCGACGAAATCGTCGATGCGCTCAACGAGCGAGGCATCACGTCGCCCTTCCCGGTGCAAGCCCTCACCATTCCCGACGCCCTCGCTGGCCGCGATGTGTGCGGCAAGGCCCAGACCGGCTCGGGAAAGACCCTCGCCTTCGGCCTCCCCGTCCTGCAGCGCATGGCCAAGGCCGCGCCCTCCCGCCCCACGGGCCTCGTTCTCGTGCCGACCCGTGAGCTCGCCAACCAGGTCACCGAAGAGCTCGACCCGGCCGCTCGTGCGGTCGGCCGCAACGCCCTCGCGATCTACGGCGGCGCACCGATGGAGAAGCAGATCGAGCGGCTCGAGAAGGGTGTCGATCTCGTCGTCGCCACCCCGGGTCGCATGATCGATCTCATCGACCGAAAGGCCGTCTCGGTCGCCGACGTCGCCCATGTCGTGGTGGACGAAGCCGACCGCATGGCCGACATGGGATTCCTGCCCCAGGTCGAGTGGATCCTGCGCAACATCGACACGTCGCATCAGACGTTGCTGTTCTCGGCCACCCTCGACGGCGTGGTCAACACGCTGATCAAGCGGTACCAGACCGATCCGTCGATGCACGAGGTCGAGGGCAAGGAAGTCACCGTCGAGGAGATGACCCACCGGTTCATCGCCGTCCACAAGATGGACAAGTCGAAGGTCGCCGCCACGATCGCCAAGTCGACCGGGCGCACGATCATGTTCACCCGGACGAAGGCGATGGCCGATCGACTCGCCGGCGATCTCAAGGACTTCGGCGTGAAGGCGGCGCCGATCCACGGCGACCTGCGCCAGACGAGCCGCGAGAAGTCGTTGAAGGACTTCAGCGACGGGAAGCTCCAGGCCCTCGTGGCCACCGACGTCGCCGCCCGCGGCATCCACGTCGACGATGTGGACGTCGTGATCCAGTACGACCCGCCCGGCGACCACAAGACCTACCTCCATCGGGCCGGCCGCACCGCGCGTGCCGGCGAGTCCGGTCTCGTGGTCACCTTGTCGCTGTGGGACGAGGAGCTCGAGATCAAGCGGCTCCAGAAGCGGATCGACGTCATCCAGCCGCTCACCGAGATGTTCTCCAACGACGAGCGGCTCAATGACCTCGCGAGCTGGGACCCCCTCGCCGACTGA
- a CDS encoding MGMT family protein translates to MLPDDRAEWTDFERAVGEVLDRLRPGDLVTYGDVAAEAGFPGAARAVGSILRKSDGIFPWWRVVSASGRLLRDHEVEQTERLTAEGIEVRDGRIRG, encoded by the coding sequence ATGCTTCCGGACGACCGCGCCGAGTGGACCGACTTCGAACGGGCCGTCGGCGAGGTCCTCGATCGGCTCCGGCCCGGTGACCTGGTGACCTACGGCGACGTCGCGGCGGAGGCGGGTTTTCCGGGCGCGGCGCGGGCGGTCGGCTCGATCCTGCGCAAGTCCGACGGCATCTTTCCGTGGTGGCGGGTGGTCAGCGCATCCGGTCGACTGTTGCGTGACCACGAGGTCGAACAGACCGAGCGGTTGACCGCCGAGGGCATCGAGGTCCGCGACGGCCGGATACGGGGCTGA
- a CDS encoding adenylate/guanylate cyclase domain-containing protein — protein sequence MTDVPGATTIRVDRTFAFIDLSGFTRFTDSQGDGEATELLKQFREAVRDAASTRGVRIAKWLGDGAMLVGVEPDPVVEAVVDIEQRIDESAAGLPLRGGISRGPVILFEGDDCIGHAVNIAARLCDEAAPREVLATAEAVSPSLVGIAVESAGERRIRGVEILIPLLRLTACD from the coding sequence GTGACCGATGTGCCGGGCGCCACCACTATTCGGGTCGATCGCACCTTCGCGTTCATCGACCTGTCCGGCTTCACCCGGTTCACCGACAGCCAGGGTGACGGCGAGGCGACCGAGCTGCTGAAGCAGTTCCGCGAGGCGGTGCGCGACGCCGCCTCGACGCGCGGCGTGCGCATCGCGAAGTGGCTGGGCGACGGCGCGATGCTGGTCGGCGTCGAGCCCGATCCCGTGGTGGAGGCGGTCGTCGACATCGAGCAGCGCATCGACGAGTCCGCCGCAGGGCTGCCTCTGCGAGGGGGGATCTCACGGGGTCCGGTGATCCTCTTCGAGGGCGACGACTGCATCGGTCACGCGGTGAACATCGCGGCTCGCCTCTGTGACGAGGCGGCGCCCCGGGAGGTGCTCGCGACCGCAGAGGCCGTGTCGCCGTCGCTCGTGGGCATCGCCGTCGAATCGGCGGGGGAGCGACGGATCCGCGGCGTCGAGATCCTGATCCCGTTGCTGCGTCTGACGGCCTGCGACTGA